The following coding sequences are from one Halobaculum magnesiiphilum window:
- a CDS encoding MarR family transcriptional regulator, with translation MPISIDHFDEDPADVLDLQEGTQPYRILHFLTENSEQAFTQTEIHETTDIKRGSVGAALSRLEGRGLVRHRGRYWAIAQDDRLASYAAQMNASSVSPSDDYYRDKE, from the coding sequence ATGCCAATTAGCATCGACCACTTCGACGAGGATCCCGCGGACGTCCTCGATCTCCAAGAGGGGACGCAACCGTATCGTATCCTCCATTTCCTCACCGAGAACAGCGAACAAGCGTTCACCCAGACGGAGATTCACGAAACGACAGACATCAAGCGCGGGAGCGTTGGAGCTGCGCTGTCGCGCTTGGAGGGCCGCGGTCTCGTCCGCCACCGCGGGCGGTACTGGGCCATCGCACAGGATGATCGCCTCGCCTCCTACGCGGCGCAAATGAACGCCAGCTCTGTCTCGCCGAGTGACGACTACTACAGAGATAAGGAATGA
- a CDS encoding DUF4209 domain-containing protein, producing MEGEEELGDETRLHLDEMDGEYLLPELVDNLEDWYTDDTFQSARDALDQFKDAIADAEDREWVNIASQYQYRRVRLKAGLQGHDVTNELEGVLEFLQNCHPDDTPSFTTSIIEAAIDNIDDIPDPHKDRWITLIKANADAYRTDNRFNLLREYLRLLHEFKRACGRDTSDVETALVDSYRREAGLVERESLLQKADILQSGVAECAEYLSDEQKRDWKQEALQARRTGTETELHELNPDDLDLDGIEGESLQQAVAEEMENNTQVYVDWFKHVKQASGSGSYALYCLALSSSLIPDPNKIRLSTEEFVISQLVSRRIISPEAHTLSVDPSDTESIPNNYSHYAAGKMSSLGNALYRLIKEGHLTLSHIFHIFTIGDTLSPDTEAFLTDALLELHEDNHRPALFLFVPHLEATIVDTLQSVGRPAYTIIDEGTQQQLLGGLFIDGRDLFGRHYAIYLRYRYTSREGMNLRNRLSHGQLRYRNANYLNAVLTLFDTLKCLVTLNSADYLNYFGIPQQTLSPSTQYDQETDLSLFTDLNKQIIGYGTSTDGHTLVTIRENGHDGHTELFVYRGRIHRYLIDGTGLTRDEIQDEIDQLRDDYPNIPDSIDYTWLDQNDLILHTITDVIDDQTAASADAPTRDTIIEHAKVRGIDESTTRTALRRLEERDDITTGEIDGETIVPADECLNIFEQATSVTGIGETLAWRVADHFDSEQAFLDADQDAFQAVPGIGPDRADRLATDHTSPSTVSEE from the coding sequence GTGGAAGGCGAGGAAGAGCTCGGCGACGAGACCCGGCTCCACCTCGACGAGATGGACGGTGAATACCTGCTACCCGAACTCGTGGACAATCTTGAGGACTGGTACACCGACGACACATTCCAATCAGCCCGTGACGCACTCGACCAGTTCAAGGACGCCATTGCCGACGCAGAGGACCGCGAATGGGTGAACATCGCTTCCCAATACCAATATCGGCGAGTCCGCCTCAAAGCAGGATTACAGGGCCATGACGTAACAAACGAACTTGAAGGAGTACTCGAGTTCCTACAAAACTGCCACCCAGACGACACCCCCAGCTTCACGACCTCAATAATCGAAGCCGCAATCGACAACATCGACGATATACCGGACCCCCACAAAGACCGATGGATAACCCTCATCAAGGCGAACGCAGACGCCTACCGTACAGATAACCGCTTCAACCTGCTCAGAGAATACCTTCGGCTGTTGCACGAGTTCAAACGAGCATGCGGCCGTGACACATCGGACGTGGAAACCGCACTCGTCGACTCTTACCGAAGAGAAGCCGGACTCGTTGAGCGAGAGAGCCTGTTGCAGAAAGCTGACATCCTCCAGAGTGGCGTTGCCGAGTGTGCCGAATATCTAAGCGACGAACAGAAGCGCGACTGGAAACAGGAAGCCCTCCAAGCCCGCCGGACCGGGACCGAAACTGAACTACACGAACTCAATCCGGACGATCTGGACTTAGACGGGATCGAGGGCGAAAGCCTCCAGCAAGCTGTCGCCGAAGAAATGGAGAACAACACCCAGGTCTACGTCGACTGGTTCAAGCATGTGAAGCAAGCCTCCGGATCCGGCTCGTACGCACTCTACTGCCTGGCACTCTCCAGTAGCCTCATCCCCGACCCGAATAAGATTCGCTTGTCAACGGAGGAGTTCGTCATCTCCCAGCTCGTCAGCCGCCGGATCATCTCCCCGGAAGCACATACACTCTCCGTTGACCCCTCGGACACTGAATCTATCCCGAACAATTACAGCCACTATGCAGCAGGGAAGATGTCATCGCTGGGAAACGCACTTTACCGTCTGATCAAGGAAGGCCACCTCACGTTATCCCACATCTTCCATATATTCACGATCGGAGACACGCTTTCCCCCGATACAGAAGCATTCCTCACCGACGCACTCCTCGAACTCCACGAAGACAACCACCGCCCAGCGCTGTTCCTCTTCGTCCCGCATCTCGAAGCAACAATCGTCGACACCCTCCAGTCTGTCGGACGACCAGCATACACAATCATCGACGAAGGAACTCAGCAACAGCTCCTTGGCGGACTGTTCATCGACGGACGCGACCTGTTTGGACGCCACTACGCCATCTACCTCCGGTACCGATATACGAGCCGGGAAGGAATGAACCTCCGAAACCGGCTTTCCCACGGCCAGCTTCGGTACCGGAATGCGAACTACCTGAACGCGGTCCTAACCCTGTTCGACACTCTGAAATGCCTCGTCACACTCAATAGCGCCGACTATCTGAACTACTTCGGTATTCCTCAGCAGACCCTCTCCCCGTCCACACAGTACGACCAGGAAACTGACCTCTCCCTGTTCACAGACCTGAACAAGCAGATCATCGGCTACGGCACCTCCACCGACGGCCACACCCTTGTCACCATCCGTGAAAACGGCCACGATGGCCATACCGAACTCTTCGTCTACCGTGGTCGCATCCACCGTTATCTCATCGACGGGACCGGACTGACCCGGGACGAAATTCAAGACGAAATCGACCAACTGCGCGACGACTACCCTAACATCCCAGACAGCATCGACTACACCTGGCTCGACCAGAACGACCTGATCCTCCACACCATCACGGACGTAATCGACGACCAGACCGCCGCTTCTGCTGATGCACCCACCCGGGACACTATCATCGAACACGCGAAAGTCCGCGGCATAGACGAAAGCACGACCCGGACCGCGCTCCGGCGGCTTGAGGAACGGGACGACATCACGACAGGAGAGATCGACGGAGAAACGATCGTCCCCGCCGACGAGTGTCTGAACATCTTTGAACAGGCCACCAGCGTCACCGGTATCGGCGAAACGCTTGCGTGGCGCGTCGCTGACCACTTCGACAGCGAACAGGCGTTCTTGGACGCAGACCAAGACGCATTCCAAGCGGTTCCCGGTATCGGCCCCGACCGGGCAGACCGACTAGCGACCGACCACACATCACCTTCCACCGTGTCCGAAGAGTGA
- a CDS encoding DUF3006 domain-containing protein, producing MTDDSADVPDGKHTAVVDRFEDDLAVLEVTTPDGLRQLVVDEAELPEDGRHQDAVLEVTVESQELVEAMYNERDTESRVEGAQDRFDQLSNRLGSDNPDNR from the coding sequence ATGACTGATGATAGCGCCGACGTACCCGACGGGAAGCACACAGCAGTGGTTGATCGCTTCGAGGACGACCTCGCCGTCCTGGAGGTGACGACACCAGATGGACTCCGTCAACTCGTCGTCGACGAGGCTGAGCTACCCGAAGATGGCCGCCACCAGGATGCCGTCCTCGAGGTGACCGTTGAGTCGCAAGAGTTGGTGGAGGCCATGTACAACGAGCGGGATACGGAATCTCGGGTGGAAGGAGCACAGGACCGATTCGACCAACTCTCGAATCGACTTGGGTCGGACAATCCAGATAACCGCTAA
- a CDS encoding tyrosine-type recombinase/integrase — MAPSKDRTVTEREFEYLLCGANAIENERRRIESRAVLLLGGRLGLRPGEITHLRGSWVDWDRQIISIPEHQPCDKGQNGGLCGYCRQAVEQRLKHGAEESFAALGKRYWVPKTKAAARAVPFHFSWRVHTTLKQLIEHHGGWAYSFSTLQRRLQTALEKAPRLSPNQTTPHGLRATAASYHAGRGLDLPALRAMFGWEDIDTARQYLNIDGSMTRRALSEIH; from the coding sequence ATGGCACCCTCAAAAGATCGAACTGTCACCGAGCGAGAATTCGAGTATCTCCTCTGTGGAGCTAATGCAATCGAAAATGAGCGGCGTCGGATTGAGAGCCGTGCAGTGCTACTATTGGGTGGACGTCTTGGCCTCCGGCCAGGTGAGATAACCCACCTACGTGGATCTTGGGTTGACTGGGATAGACAAATTATTTCGATCCCAGAGCACCAGCCATGTGACAAGGGTCAGAATGGCGGACTCTGCGGGTACTGCCGACAAGCCGTAGAACAACGGCTCAAGCACGGTGCAGAGGAGTCGTTTGCTGCACTCGGCAAGCGATATTGGGTGCCGAAAACGAAGGCTGCAGCACGGGCTGTCCCATTTCACTTCTCGTGGCGTGTCCATACAACGTTGAAACAACTCATCGAGCACCATGGTGGGTGGGCGTACTCGTTCTCTACATTACAGCGGAGGCTGCAGACCGCACTCGAAAAGGCACCAAGACTGTCTCCAAATCAGACGACCCCTCACGGACTCCGAGCAACCGCCGCTTCGTATCACGCTGGACGTGGACTTGATCTACCAGCGCTACGAGCGATGTTTGGGTGGGAAGATATCGACACTGCACGGCAGTATCTCAACATCGATGGCTCGATGACTCGGCGAGCGTTAAGCGAAATCCATTAG
- a CDS encoding Cdc6/Cdc18 family protein gives MRDNSRAFDTDIDSYAPESMPEREEELSDLKKKLRPAVLGGTPSHGIIFGSSGQGKTLSIRLMTELTKDACEEEQIDFTTIWVDCEGAGSSHAAIGRLINSSREKQGKVGNEDPIGHHQVTLFNRASRELREIGGTIVVVLDGVEDFEGYDYILYALSEFGGGGVRVGVLVTSTDFGYRGKISAGTKSRIGPFNIHFDRYRARDIENIIKRRCVAGLQKTGFEQPETYDGFHSEYITDDAINLCATHASSEKGDARRAIMILKRAVAHVDNHFKRDTIRREDIDRAIEQIEKEITIKNIIQKPTPVQFTLLCLVKNSLDGCEWVRTAHIKSQWDSDVTLWREGVVHRTIHSYLKRLEASQLVDKEYRSSGSDSSSDYWKLTEPVELVLESIKTTNDPASKYASKIIDSYEISIENERL, from the coding sequence GTGCGTGATAATAGTAGAGCGTTTGATACTGATATTGATTCATATGCTCCTGAGAGTATGCCAGAGCGAGAAGAAGAACTGAGTGATCTCAAGAAGAAGCTGAGACCTGCTGTACTTGGTGGGACACCGAGCCACGGAATTATTTTTGGCTCTTCTGGTCAAGGTAAAACACTTTCAATTAGACTGATGACAGAGTTGACGAAGGATGCATGCGAAGAGGAGCAAATAGATTTTACAACTATATGGGTTGACTGTGAGGGCGCTGGGAGTTCTCATGCGGCGATAGGTCGTTTAATTAATAGTTCGCGCGAAAAACAGGGTAAAGTTGGAAATGAAGACCCTATTGGCCATCATCAAGTGACCCTTTTTAATCGAGCTAGCAGAGAACTTAGAGAAATTGGTGGAACAATTGTCGTAGTCCTTGACGGTGTAGAAGATTTTGAGGGTTATGACTATATTCTATACGCCCTTTCAGAATTTGGAGGAGGTGGAGTGAGGGTTGGCGTGTTAGTCACATCGACCGATTTTGGGTATAGAGGAAAAATCTCTGCCGGGACAAAGTCGAGGATAGGCCCCTTTAATATACACTTCGATAGATACAGGGCACGAGATATTGAGAATATAATCAAACGCCGTTGCGTCGCAGGGCTTCAAAAAACCGGTTTTGAGCAACCTGAGACGTATGACGGTTTTCATTCAGAGTATATCACTGATGATGCTATTAATCTGTGCGCGACACATGCATCAAGTGAGAAAGGCGACGCTCGGCGTGCAATTATGATTCTTAAACGGGCCGTAGCTCATGTCGATAACCACTTTAAACGCGATACTATACGGCGTGAGGATATTGATAGAGCCATTGAACAAATAGAAAAGGAAATTACTATTAAAAATATCATACAGAAACCAACTCCCGTTCAATTTACATTGTTATGCCTAGTGAAGAATTCATTGGATGGATGTGAATGGGTCAGGACAGCTCATATAAAATCCCAATGGGATAGTGATGTGACACTGTGGCGTGAAGGGGTCGTTCATCGAACGATCCACTCATACCTGAAAAGACTTGAAGCTAGTCAACTGGTTGATAAAGAGTACAGGTCAAGCGGGTCCGATAGTTCAAGTGATTACTGGAAACTAACTGAACCAGTCGAACTTGTGCTTGAATCTATCAAAACGACCAACGATCCAGCATCTAAGTACGCTTCAAAAATAATTGACTCATATGAGATTTCTATAGAGAATGAGAGGCTGTGA
- a CDS encoding lamin tail domain-containing protein, which yields MHRSWHTALVVAVVVLAGCTGGTPGVTDGGESPVPSTSSTATSSTTQQPAPEGTMEIHFINVGQSASTLIIGPTGETMLIDTGDFRTDGEHVLSYLKEHDIDRIDHLVVTHNDADHIGGNAAVIEYLETEGEGVGAVYDPGIAASTQTYEAYLDAVEEYDVTLYEVREGDDLPFEGVDTRVLGPPDPYLDVDGRNENGIVLHLTFRQTSFLHTGDAEERQEEYLVEEYGESLNATIFKAGHHGSDSSSSSELLDLVSPEVAVISSAYDSQYGHPHEVVLERLAERSIPAYWTATHGTVVMETNGSAVTVKTQAQAPTDPLAIRDSDPVEPGTTTPLEQHAVITAVGGSVQTVTPTATSTPAITDGGSDPGALELVEVHADAEGNDRENLNDEYLVFENTGDTELDLSGWTVEDAADHIYTVPEGTTLEPGAQITVHTGSGSDTATDLYWGASAPVWNNGGDTVTVRAEDETIVLQEEYN from the coding sequence ATGCATCGGAGTTGGCACACAGCCCTTGTCGTCGCGGTCGTCGTCCTTGCGGGCTGTACTGGGGGAACGCCGGGTGTTACAGATGGCGGTGAGTCGCCGGTCCCGTCTACGTCGAGCACAGCCACGTCGTCGACGACGCAACAGCCGGCGCCCGAGGGCACGATGGAGATTCACTTCATCAACGTGGGCCAGTCTGCGAGCACGCTCATTATCGGGCCCACAGGTGAGACGATGCTCATCGATACGGGCGACTTCCGGACTGACGGGGAACACGTCCTGTCGTATCTCAAGGAGCACGACATCGATCGGATCGACCACCTCGTCGTCACCCACAATGACGCGGACCATATCGGGGGCAACGCCGCGGTGATCGAATACCTCGAAACCGAAGGCGAGGGCGTCGGCGCCGTGTACGACCCCGGGATCGCCGCGAGCACGCAGACGTACGAGGCGTATCTCGACGCCGTTGAAGAGTACGATGTCACGCTGTACGAGGTCCGGGAGGGTGACGATCTTCCGTTCGAGGGCGTCGACACTCGCGTGCTCGGGCCTCCCGATCCCTATCTGGATGTCGACGGGCGCAACGAGAACGGGATCGTGCTCCACCTGACGTTCCGCCAGACAAGCTTCCTCCACACCGGGGACGCCGAGGAGCGCCAAGAGGAGTACCTCGTTGAGGAGTACGGCGAGTCACTCAACGCGACCATCTTCAAGGCTGGCCACCACGGCAGCGACAGTAGCTCCAGCTCCGAGCTTCTCGATCTCGTCTCGCCAGAAGTAGCGGTGATCTCCAGCGCCTACGATTCCCAGTACGGTCACCCCCACGAGGTCGTCTTGGAGCGGTTAGCCGAACGGTCGATCCCGGCCTACTGGACGGCGACCCACGGCACGGTTGTCATGGAGACTAACGGCTCAGCGGTCACGGTCAAAACGCAAGCCCAAGCACCGACGGATCCGCTCGCGATTCGTGATAGTGACCCGGTCGAACCGGGCACGACCACACCCCTCGAGCAGCACGCTGTGATCACAGCTGTGGGCGGCAGCGTCCAGACAGTGACGCCGACCGCAACGTCGACACCGGCTATAACCGACGGCGGATCCGATCCCGGCGCGCTCGAGCTCGTCGAGGTGCACGCGGACGCCGAAGGAAACGATCGCGAGAACCTGAACGACGAGTACCTCGTCTTCGAGAACACCGGTGACACCGAGCTCGATCTCTCGGGGTGGACAGTTGAGGACGCCGCTGACCACATCTACACCGTTCCTGAGGGAACGACGCTCGAGCCCGGTGCGCAGATCACCGTGCACACGGGGAGTGGCTCGGATACAGCAACTGACCTGTACTGGGGCGCATCTGCACCAGTCTGGAACAATGGTGGGGATACAGTAACTGTCCGAGCGGAGGATGAGACGATCGTGCTGCAGGAGGAGTACAACTGA
- a CDS encoding Eco57I restriction-modification methylase domain-containing protein, with translation MSTNQSSVATEFVAEAFETEVLDETTDRLISRIDDTVSRLREQIDDDRLEKILRADAGSYQLKASMTRDGLQPESFTQEAVINPLLNALGYEYSTEAGGLSGGQTQVADYTISLRDYPAIDSTRLLIEAEPINKDLNSRKHGIGQVRDWLSQREFESDFGFATDGLRWIFVRYDPDSYTLNTIEEIDLQPVFLALFQNQVGKRNDLDEALFDADGERVTRFVRTFEYENFVSIASEARQVIKQKREEITAEFYDDYIRYVFGIVDEDEETPRSLVGDGVVVPDAATEDKARLFAVELMNRLVFIKFLEDKALVQPDLLQTLKDTYKDGFYTGSFYEEFCQPLFYDVMNEKPDSRPAQVQQIDLFQNIPYLNGGLFRPSIGGDDFDEAAFDVRNSVLFSIIDLLERYSFSAEGTPTDLDPSVLGNVFEKTINYVTSDNADTNKELGAYYTPSEITRFCAEETVRPALLDRFEQVLIEECDWPEHAATDYESVYKLIEDLPGKFSTISALLSEVDEFRVVDPACGSGHFLTSVLEEVVTIRKALYARNESYPDEYRLKKTTVLNNIYGVDLMGPAVEIAKLRCWLSVISELETENVDELAEDNALALPNIAFNLREGNSLIGYTGFPETTDNGEYTLGSFSEDTVRDRYQNIIDEIEKHENAFDSETAEKHRRRAFSLLRDAREELIEDIHGEFIEAGIDRISSDQVEQMKPFNWVLEFAEVYADGGFDVVVGNPPWDRIKANRDDFFSRYDSDFRTLSTNQKDIVVADLLEEESIREKWEEYKRTIEIQAQYFNEGEAFTKQRSTVGGRTQASENDLSSLFFERVFEIARDDGYVSQVLPGRIFHGAPTKTLRQHLLTKTRVSSLISFENHGIFDNIDNRYNFGVLTFENQGETDTLRGIFEQKDLDILQSSKESLVDIPIEILTGFAPSSLLFPRIQGPEDLGVLQNAVSFPAVADEQRNWHAKPTRPLGKTSDSERFFDTAEGCDYPILTGRNFFNFNHDPTFYEELKPPFQWSVDENRDPEHSAKQRIREKKMGSLKKSIYQSFGGTGSMKGFVNQLLKNERDSPLSPKDVLLPSTVYRLGFRRVARGTDERTMISAAVPPGPVCDYSFYVIDPFSIKPERGNLSEAPLHGMYEQIFTDGELFVALGLFNSIPFDFLIRRKVDNSIPIYSFKETQVPDLSQGDEWFDYISTRAARLNCYGEDFEEMRNRLGGIEPATGMDERREVQAEIDAAAFHAYGLDHDQTAFVLDDFHRVQNPRIMDEDYFEMVLEKYEDLA, from the coding sequence ATGTCTACTAATCAATCGTCAGTAGCGACGGAGTTTGTCGCTGAGGCGTTCGAGACGGAAGTTCTCGACGAAACGACAGACCGCCTCATCAGCAGGATCGATGACACTGTTTCGAGGTTACGAGAACAGATCGACGACGACAGGCTAGAAAAGATTCTCCGTGCCGATGCTGGCTCGTACCAATTGAAAGCGAGCATGACTCGTGACGGGCTTCAGCCCGAGTCCTTCACACAAGAAGCTGTGATCAACCCCCTCTTGAATGCTCTCGGATACGAGTACTCAACGGAGGCTGGTGGGTTATCTGGCGGGCAAACACAAGTCGCAGACTACACGATTTCGCTCCGCGACTATCCGGCAATCGATTCGACCCGTCTTCTCATTGAGGCAGAACCCATCAATAAGGATCTGAATAGCCGGAAGCATGGGATTGGGCAGGTTCGAGATTGGCTTAGCCAGCGCGAATTTGAATCGGACTTTGGGTTCGCAACTGATGGGCTTCGGTGGATTTTCGTTCGCTACGATCCCGACTCGTACACCCTCAACACTATCGAAGAAATCGACCTTCAGCCAGTCTTCCTTGCACTCTTCCAGAACCAAGTCGGAAAACGGAACGACCTTGATGAGGCACTCTTCGATGCAGATGGTGAGCGTGTCACCCGATTTGTCCGGACGTTCGAGTATGAGAATTTCGTCTCTATTGCAAGCGAAGCCCGGCAAGTCATCAAGCAGAAGCGCGAGGAGATCACCGCTGAATTCTACGACGACTACATTCGCTATGTCTTCGGGATCGTTGACGAGGATGAGGAGACTCCCCGGTCACTTGTCGGGGATGGCGTAGTCGTTCCAGACGCCGCGACCGAGGACAAAGCCCGTCTCTTCGCAGTCGAACTGATGAATCGGTTGGTGTTCATCAAATTTCTTGAAGACAAGGCGCTCGTTCAGCCTGACCTACTTCAGACGCTCAAGGACACCTACAAGGACGGCTTCTATACCGGCTCGTTCTACGAAGAATTCTGTCAGCCGCTCTTTTATGATGTGATGAACGAGAAGCCGGACAGCCGGCCGGCACAGGTCCAACAGATAGATCTGTTTCAAAATATCCCATACCTCAACGGTGGCTTGTTCCGACCGTCCATCGGAGGCGACGACTTCGATGAAGCAGCCTTCGACGTTCGGAACTCGGTACTGTTCTCCATTATTGACCTGCTGGAGCGGTATAGCTTTTCAGCGGAGGGAACACCAACCGATTTGGATCCGAGCGTTCTCGGAAATGTATTCGAGAAGACGATCAACTACGTCACAAGCGATAACGCGGACACGAACAAAGAGTTGGGGGCGTACTACACACCAAGCGAGATAACGCGGTTTTGCGCGGAAGAAACGGTACGACCAGCTCTTTTGGATCGGTTCGAGCAGGTGCTGATCGAGGAGTGCGACTGGCCCGAGCATGCCGCGACTGATTATGAATCGGTGTACAAACTCATTGAGGATCTGCCGGGGAAATTCAGCACGATCAGCGCCCTGCTTTCGGAAGTGGACGAATTCCGGGTGGTTGATCCCGCGTGTGGAAGTGGCCACTTCCTCACGTCTGTTTTGGAAGAAGTCGTCACCATCAGAAAGGCGCTGTATGCGCGAAACGAATCGTATCCCGACGAGTACCGGCTGAAGAAGACGACGGTTCTGAACAACATCTATGGTGTGGACCTCATGGGACCGGCTGTCGAGATCGCCAAACTCAGGTGTTGGCTGTCGGTTATCTCCGAGCTTGAGACGGAGAATGTGGACGAACTTGCTGAAGACAACGCGCTCGCGCTCCCGAACATCGCATTCAATCTCCGCGAAGGGAACAGTCTGATCGGGTACACCGGATTCCCCGAGACGACGGACAACGGCGAGTATACGCTCGGGAGCTTTAGCGAGGACACCGTTCGGGATCGCTATCAGAACATCATTGACGAGATCGAAAAACACGAGAATGCATTCGACAGCGAGACCGCCGAGAAACACCGCCGGCGTGCCTTCTCGCTATTAAGGGATGCCCGAGAAGAACTGATTGAAGACATTCATGGCGAATTTATTGAGGCCGGAATTGATAGAATTTCTTCAGATCAGGTAGAGCAGATGAAACCATTCAATTGGGTACTTGAGTTTGCTGAGGTCTATGCTGATGGAGGTTTTGACGTGGTTGTAGGTAATCCTCCTTGGGACCGTATCAAAGCAAACCGCGATGACTTCTTCTCGCGGTATGACTCTGATTTCCGGACACTATCAACAAACCAGAAAGATATCGTAGTGGCTGACTTGTTGGAGGAGGAGTCGATCCGAGAAAAGTGGGAGGAGTACAAGCGGACCATCGAAATACAGGCTCAATATTTCAACGAAGGGGAGGCATTTACCAAACAACGTTCTACAGTCGGCGGTCGGACTCAAGCCTCAGAGAATGATCTGTCCTCGCTATTCTTTGAACGAGTATTTGAAATTGCTCGAGACGACGGATATGTTTCACAGGTTCTACCAGGTAGAATATTCCATGGAGCCCCGACCAAAACCCTGAGACAGCACCTTTTGACCAAGACAAGAGTTAGCTCGCTGATTAGCTTCGAAAATCACGGTATATTCGACAATATAGATAATAGGTACAATTTCGGTGTATTAACGTTCGAGAATCAGGGAGAGACGGACACGCTACGAGGAATCTTTGAACAAAAAGACTTGGATATCCTACAAAGCTCGAAAGAATCTCTCGTTGACATTCCAATAGAGATACTGACAGGCTTTGCGCCGTCATCACTCTTATTCCCTCGAATTCAAGGGCCGGAGGATTTGGGTGTGCTTCAGAACGCTGTATCATTCCCTGCTGTTGCGGACGAGCAAAGAAATTGGCACGCCAAACCGACACGGCCCCTCGGAAAAACTTCAGACAGTGAGAGGTTCTTTGACACAGCAGAGGGTTGCGATTACCCGATCTTGACCGGACGGAACTTCTTTAATTTCAATCATGATCCAACGTTCTACGAGGAATTGAAACCACCCTTCCAATGGAGTGTGGACGAGAATAGGGACCCAGAGCACAGCGCGAAGCAAAGAATCCGGGAGAAAAAGATGGGTTCGTTGAAGAAGTCAATATACCAATCATTTGGCGGAACAGGTTCAATGAAAGGATTTGTTAATCAATTACTTAAAAATGAGCGAGATAGTCCGCTATCTCCGAAGGATGTGCTATTACCATCAACGGTCTACCGCTTGGGATTCCGGCGGGTAGCACGGGGGACGGACGAACGGACAATGATCTCTGCGGCAGTTCCTCCAGGTCCTGTTTGTGACTACAGTTTTTATGTGATTGATCCATTTTCAATCAAACCCGAGCGAGGTAACTTGTCAGAAGCTCCCCTCCATGGGATGTACGAGCAGATATTCACAGACGGAGAACTATTCGTAGCATTGGGCCTGTTCAATAGTATTCCGTTCGACTTTCTGATTCGACGAAAGGTCGACAACAGTATCCCAATTTATAGTTTCAAAGAAACCCAAGTTCCAGACTTAAGCCAAGGGGACGAGTGGTTCGATTACATCTCAACCCGAGCTGCCCGGCTAAACTGCTACGGAGAAGACTTTGAGGAAATGCGCAACCGACTCGGCGGAATCGAACCCGCGACCGGCATGGACGAACGGCGCGAGGTCCAGGCAGAAATCGACGCGGCAGCCTTCCACGCGTACGGCCTTGACCACGATCAGACGGCCTTTGTGCTAGACGACTTCCATCGAGTACAGAACCCCCGAATCATGGACGAGGACTACTTCGAAATGGTGCTAGAGAAGTACGAGGATCTCGCTTAG
- a CDS encoding DUF7563 family protein, translated as MPTCGNCESFVTQRYVDVFAPGGAESVRVCPNCEDLVRDGNGVREARSSRQ; from the coding sequence ATGCCGACTTGTGGAAACTGCGAGAGTTTTGTTACTCAACGATATGTCGATGTTTTCGCGCCCGGTGGTGCAGAGTCAGTTCGTGTTTGTCCAAATTGCGAAGATCTTGTTCGAGACGGCAACGGTGTCAGAGAAGCACGAAGCTCGCGACAGTGA
- a CDS encoding TRAM domain-containing protein yields MEISDQLLSLYTGKIEETSERYVLEVPEHELDLGSLESGEVYRIAVLLESDSTAGIEPSNTVQNQNPHRQPQHQEYDEPPVEPGDERVVEIESTGEEGDGVAKVDRGYVVIVPEAAEGDRVRIELDTVRQNVGFADVVEYVD; encoded by the coding sequence ATGGAGATATCTGACCAACTTCTTTCACTGTACACTGGAAAAATAGAAGAAACATCAGAGCGGTACGTGTTGGAAGTACCTGAACACGAACTCGATCTCGGTAGTCTCGAGAGCGGTGAAGTATACCGTATTGCTGTCCTGCTCGAATCCGATTCAACTGCTGGCATTGAACCTAGTAATACAGTCCAAAACCAGAATCCGCACCGGCAGCCTCAGCACCAAGAGTACGATGAACCACCAGTTGAGCCAGGAGATGAACGTGTTGTCGAGATAGAGTCAACGGGAGAGGAAGGCGATGGTGTTGCGAAGGTGGATCGCGGCTACGTTGTGATTGTCCCGGAGGCTGCAGAAGGCGACAGAGTCCGCATCGAGTTGGATACGGTACGGCAGAATGTCGGATTCGCAGATGTCGTCGAGTACGTCGACTGA